One part of the Dyadobacter sp. 676 genome encodes these proteins:
- a CDS encoding glucosamine-6-phosphate deaminase, producing the protein MKITISETKEELGQCAGAYAAGIIKDTIRRQGYANVVLATGTSQFETLKQLVSEKEIDWSKVTMFHLDEYIGLPVTHPASFRKYLRERFLSQVPPLKAVYLINGENDLDKELTYLSGHISEHPIDVALVGIGENGHLAFNDPPADFHTEAPYLVVNLDEPCRRQQMGEGWFGSLDEVPLQAISMSVRQIMKSQHIVCSVPDERKAVAVKNSLESEVSNIFPASILQLHSHCAFFLDRESAGLLTGKEAVDGGRGVEMPK; encoded by the coding sequence ATGAAAATCACTATTTCGGAGACAAAGGAAGAACTGGGGCAATGTGCAGGTGCCTATGCGGCGGGCATCATTAAAGATACAATCCGGCGGCAGGGGTATGCCAATGTAGTCCTTGCAACAGGTACCAGCCAGTTCGAAACGCTGAAACAACTTGTCAGCGAAAAGGAAATCGATTGGTCGAAGGTTACGATGTTTCATTTGGACGAATATATCGGTTTGCCCGTAACTCATCCGGCCAGCTTTCGGAAATATCTGCGGGAACGGTTCCTGTCGCAAGTTCCTCCATTAAAAGCGGTTTATCTGATCAATGGGGAAAACGACCTCGATAAAGAGCTGACCTATCTGTCGGGACACATCAGCGAACATCCCATTGACGTCGCATTGGTAGGCATTGGCGAGAATGGACATCTGGCGTTTAATGATCCACCGGCAGATTTCCATACGGAAGCCCCTTACCTGGTCGTGAATCTCGATGAGCCCTGCCGTCGCCAGCAGATGGGCGAGGGCTGGTTCGGGTCTTTGGACGAAGTGCCGTTGCAGGCAATCAGTATGTCGGTGCGGCAAATCATGAAATCGCAACACATTGTGTGCTCGGTGCCTGACGAGCGAAAGGCGGTCGCTGTTAAAAACAGTTTGGAGAGCGAAGTAAGCAACATTTTCCCCGCAAGTATTTTGCAGTTGCATTCGCATTGCGCATTCTTTCTCGACCGGGAATCGGCCGGACTACTGACAGGCAAAGAGGCGGTCGACGGCGGGCGTGGCGTGGAAATGCCCAAATGA
- a CDS encoding 2-C-methyl-D-erythritol 4-phosphate cytidylyltransferase, producing MQEYVIIVAGGNGSRMKSDIPKQFLPVNGLPVLMHTIRAFAGYSESLHIIVVLPSEQFDFWEELCQKHDFKIAHQLVAGGATRFHSVKNGLNSITCIKECLIAVHDGVRPVISREIIADSFEKAALHGAAVVSVPLKDSIRIVGQNEGNKAMDRTLFRLIQTPQTFRSTWMRAAFTADYHESFTDCASVLEAWGYNIRLIDGAYENIKITTPEDLRWAEIYLKATS from the coding sequence ATGCAAGAATATGTGATCATTGTGGCCGGCGGAAACGGAAGCCGGATGAAAAGCGACATTCCCAAGCAGTTTCTGCCCGTCAACGGCCTGCCGGTGCTCATGCATACCATCCGGGCGTTTGCCGGTTACTCGGAAAGTCTGCATATTATTGTAGTGCTGCCGTCGGAACAATTCGATTTTTGGGAAGAATTGTGTCAAAAACATGACTTCAAGATTGCCCATCAGCTGGTAGCAGGCGGAGCAACACGTTTCCATTCTGTCAAAAACGGGTTAAACAGTATTACCTGCATAAAAGAATGCCTGATTGCCGTTCACGACGGCGTGCGCCCGGTGATCTCCCGCGAAATCATCGCCGATAGCTTTGAAAAAGCCGCGCTGCACGGTGCGGCGGTGGTGAGTGTGCCCTTGAAGGATTCGATCCGGATTGTAGGCCAGAACGAAGGTAATAAAGCCATGGACCGCACGCTGTTCAGGCTCATCCAGACACCTCAGACATTCCGCTCTACCTGGATGCGCGCCGCATTCACCGCCGATTACCACGAATCGTTCACCGATTGCGCGAGCGTGCTTGAAGCCTGGGGTTACAACATCCGGCTGATCGACGGAGCCTATGAAAATATCAAGATCACTACGCCCGAAGATCTCCGCTGGGCTGAAATTTACCTTAAAGCCACTTCCTGA
- a CDS encoding Gfo/Idh/MocA family oxidoreductase encodes MKKRDFLKIASLGSLGMAGAGSGVIASPANALVRDRKQLFNMSGYAAPKMDVVRMGYIGMGNRGGGAIKRIVHLASVQVKGVADIVPEKANKAKKFLTDAGHTPDAYSGSPDAWKKLCKRDDIDLIYICTPWSLHTPMALYAMEHGKHVATEIPAATTVEDCWKLVETSERNKKHCMMLENCCYDFFELLTLNMARQGYFGEIVHVEGAYIHDIFESLFEKDKRFDLWRLKENQRNGNLYPTHGLGPVAQVLDINRGDKMDFLTSVASNDFMLQARANELAAKDPDFKKFAGQSYRGNMNTTTIKTNKGKTIMLQHDVSSPRPYSRLHLISGTKGAAQKYPLPEDGTSGRISHGHEWIKPDEFKALEQKYQPEIVKKVGELAKKVGGHGGMDFLMDWRLIDCLRNGLPLDQDVYDAASWSVIAPLSEWSVANRSNSIDIPDFTNGSWKKNKPVDIALKEGGNTEVKS; translated from the coding sequence ATGAAAAAGCGGGATTTTTTGAAAATAGCCAGCCTGGGCTCATTAGGAATGGCTGGTGCCGGCTCAGGTGTAATCGCATCGCCGGCGAATGCGCTCGTGCGTGACCGGAAGCAGCTCTTTAATATGAGCGGTTACGCCGCTCCCAAAATGGATGTTGTGCGTATGGGATATATCGGCATGGGTAACCGCGGCGGCGGGGCTATCAAGCGCATCGTACACCTGGCCAGCGTTCAAGTGAAAGGTGTGGCCGACATAGTTCCCGAGAAGGCCAATAAGGCCAAAAAGTTCCTGACTGACGCCGGACATACCCCTGACGCATATTCCGGCTCGCCCGATGCCTGGAAGAAGCTCTGCAAGCGGGACGATATCGACCTGATTTACATTTGCACGCCATGGAGCCTGCACACGCCAATGGCATTGTATGCGATGGAGCACGGCAAACATGTAGCAACCGAAATCCCCGCCGCGACAACCGTAGAAGATTGCTGGAAGCTGGTGGAAACTTCCGAACGCAACAAAAAGCATTGCATGATGCTTGAAAACTGCTGCTATGATTTTTTTGAACTGTTAACATTAAATATGGCCCGGCAGGGCTATTTTGGCGAAATAGTCCATGTGGAAGGTGCTTATATCCACGACATTTTTGAATCACTGTTTGAAAAGGACAAACGTTTCGACCTCTGGCGACTGAAAGAAAACCAGCGTAACGGAAATTTGTATCCTACTCATGGATTAGGCCCCGTAGCGCAGGTCCTGGATATTAACCGCGGCGATAAAATGGATTTTCTGACATCGGTCGCCAGCAACGATTTCATGCTGCAAGCCAGAGCGAACGAACTGGCGGCAAAAGATCCCGATTTTAAGAAATTCGCGGGCCAGTCTTATCGTGGTAATATGAACACCACGACCATTAAAACAAATAAGGGAAAAACAATCATGTTGCAGCATGATGTATCCTCTCCCCGCCCCTATTCGCGTCTGCATCTCATCAGCGGTACCAAAGGTGCGGCACAAAAATATCCTTTGCCCGAGGACGGGACTTCGGGCAGGATTTCGCATGGCCATGAATGGATCAAGCCTGACGAATTCAAAGCGCTTGAACAGAAGTATCAACCCGAAATCGTCAAAAAAGTGGGAGAGCTGGCCAAAAAAGTGGGAGGGCACGGAGGAATGGACTTTCTGATGGACTGGCGGCTGATTGACTGCCTCCGCAACGGGTTACCGCTGGATCAGGACGTATATGACGCTGCGTCGTGGAGCGTAATAGCACCTTTGAGTGAATGGTCGGTTGCCAACAGATCCAATTCGATCGATATTCCTGACTTTACAAACGGGTCGTGGAAGAAGAACAAGCCTGTCGACATCGCATTGAAGGAGGGCGGCAATACTGAAGTAAAATCATAA
- a CDS encoding LacI family DNA-binding transcriptional regulator: MTKRVTTIKDIAKALGISVATVSRALRDTYDVSAETRQLVLDTASKMNYRPNFNATGLVKSGTHKIAVIIPAITNYYFSTVITGIQEYALEQNYQVMLYLTNDAAYWETKVVRELSLSSVDGLLACITCETTDLSHFEELIEADMPLVFFDRVPESVKTSVVVQDDYTGACTATEHLISQGYTRIAHLAGPPGLNLTQQRMQGYLDTLKKHSLESFGIIHSGFSDENGRHDMNVLFSGAETPDAIFSVNDRKAIGAILWLREHNIEVGKEVGVIGFTNDPASRIISPSLSTIAEPAYEIGRKSCEVLIKHIQKQNYPVQAISLPTELIVRESTMRGS; the protein is encoded by the coding sequence ATGACGAAAAGAGTAACGACGATTAAGGATATCGCCAAAGCGCTTGGCATCTCGGTGGCTACCGTTTCGCGGGCGCTGAGAGATACCTACGATGTAAGCGCTGAGACAAGGCAGCTCGTCCTCGATACGGCCTCGAAAATGAATTACCGTCCTAATTTTAATGCGACCGGACTGGTCAAAAGCGGTACACATAAAATAGCGGTGATTATACCGGCGATCACAAACTACTATTTTTCGACCGTAATCACAGGTATTCAGGAATATGCTTTGGAGCAAAACTATCAGGTAATGCTCTATCTGACCAACGACGCAGCTTACTGGGAAACCAAAGTCGTGCGGGAGTTGTCTTTGAGCAGTGTGGACGGCCTGCTTGCCTGCATTACCTGTGAAACTACCGATTTAAGCCATTTTGAAGAGCTCATCGAAGCCGATATGCCGCTGGTCTTCTTCGACCGCGTGCCGGAATCTGTTAAAACCTCTGTTGTAGTGCAGGACGATTACACGGGTGCGTGTACCGCCACCGAACATCTTATTTCACAAGGATATACGCGGATTGCCCATCTTGCCGGTCCCCCCGGCCTGAATCTCACGCAACAGCGCATGCAGGGTTATCTGGACACCTTAAAGAAGCATAGTCTTGAATCTTTCGGAATTATCCATTCGGGGTTCAGCGATGAGAACGGTCGCCATGATATGAATGTCTTATTTTCGGGCGCGGAGACGCCCGATGCCATCTTCTCTGTCAACGACCGAAAGGCAATTGGAGCTATTCTCTGGCTCAGGGAACATAATATCGAAGTCGGCAAGGAGGTTGGTGTCATCGGCTTCACTAATGATCCGGCTTCCAGGATCATCTCGCCATCGCTATCCACTATCGCAGAGCCTGCTTATGAGATCGGGCGCAAAAGCTGCGAAGTATTGATAAAACATATTCAAAAGCAGAATTACCCAGTCCAGGCAATTTCCTTACCCACTGAGTTAATCGTAAGGGAATCTACAATGAGAGGTTCTTAG
- a CDS encoding DUF5009 domain-containing protein: protein MEAPSAIFQKEAKAGHVPGRLASIDALRGFDMLMIAGGGQFIATLGGKTGIPLIDSVAAQFEHPAWNGFTFYDFIFPLFLFLAGTSLAFSVTGALAKGVSQTVIRNKVFKRMLILIALGILDKNAPMDIFDPAHIRYGSVLGRIGLATFISALLYMKFSTNRRLYIAAGILVMYYLTLILVPVPGFGAGDLSFEGNLVGWIDRNFMPGILKQGTYDELALLTQLPALCLTIFGTGAGDFLLEQDAAGPKLRKLFIFGLAGIVAGLAWNAVLPINKHLWSSSFIMLTSGMAFVMLATFYWLIDVKGYRKWAFFFRVIGLNSLVIYLAVRFIDFNESSRLLFGGIYKHAPENWHEVYNALGGFVLVWLFLYFLYRQKIFVKV, encoded by the coding sequence ATGGAAGCACCGTCTGCAATATTTCAAAAGGAAGCAAAAGCGGGGCATGTACCCGGGCGGCTGGCGTCGATCGATGCTCTGCGGGGATTCGATATGCTGATGATTGCCGGCGGGGGGCAGTTCATTGCCACGCTGGGCGGAAAAACCGGCATTCCCCTGATTGATTCGGTAGCCGCACAGTTTGAGCACCCTGCGTGGAATGGCTTTACTTTCTATGATTTTATTTTCCCGTTGTTTCTCTTCCTGGCGGGAACGTCGCTGGCATTCAGCGTCACAGGTGCCCTCGCGAAGGGTGTTTCGCAAACGGTGATCAGGAACAAGGTTTTTAAAAGAATGCTGATCCTGATCGCACTGGGTATTCTCGATAAAAATGCACCGATGGATATTTTCGACCCCGCGCACATCCGCTACGGAAGCGTACTCGGGCGCATCGGACTTGCTACATTCATTTCCGCGTTGCTGTACATGAAATTTAGTACAAACCGGCGGTTGTACATAGCCGCGGGTATCCTGGTGATGTATTATCTGACGCTGATATTGGTACCTGTGCCGGGATTCGGTGCCGGAGATCTTTCTTTTGAGGGAAATCTGGTAGGCTGGATCGACCGGAATTTCATGCCCGGTATATTGAAACAAGGTACCTACGACGAGTTGGCATTGCTTACGCAGCTTCCGGCATTGTGCCTGACCATTTTCGGTACAGGCGCCGGGGATTTCCTGCTTGAACAAGACGCTGCCGGCCCGAAACTCCGTAAATTGTTTATTTTCGGGTTGGCGGGCATCGTCGCGGGATTAGCCTGGAATGCGGTTCTCCCGATCAATAAACACCTTTGGTCGAGTTCCTTTATCATGCTTACCTCTGGAATGGCATTTGTAATGCTGGCAACCTTCTACTGGTTGATTGACGTGAAAGGTTACCGGAAATGGGCGTTTTTTTTCCGTGTTATCGGTTTAAACTCGCTGGTAATTTATCTGGCGGTTCGCTTTATAGACTTTAATGAGTCGTCCCGGCTGCTTTTCGGCGGTATTTACAAGCATGCCCCCGAAAATTGGCACGAGGTTTACAATGCGCTGGGTGGCTTCGTGCTCGTCTGGTTGTTCCTCTATTTTCTTTACCGCCAGAAAATATTCGTTAAAGTTTAG